Within Raineyella sp. W15-4, the genomic segment GCGAGCACACCCTCGACGTCGAGTACGTGTTCGATCCCGGTGCCGGGGCCGACGGCGTGAGCGTACGGATCCCGCTGCCGATCCTCAGCGAACTCCCGGCGGCGCCGTTCACCTGGCAGGTGCCCGGGCTGCGCCTCGACCTGGTCACCCAACTGATCCGCGCTCTGCCCAAGGCCCAGCGCACCCGGGTGGTCCCGGCCCCCGACTGGGCCCGCCGGCTGCTTGCGGAGCTGGCCGACGACCTCCGGGCCGGCGAGCTCGACCCGACGGTGACCTCGCTGACCACGGCGCTCGGTCGGCGGCTCGCCGCCGATGTCGGGCTCCGGGTGGCACCCGGGGACTGGGACGCCGGCAAGCTCCCGGACCACCTCCGGGTGACCTTCGTGGTGGTCCGGTCCGAGGCCGGCCCCGGCGGGGGCGCGGCCGGCCGGGGGGCGTCCGGCGAGGTCGAGGTGGCCCGCGGGAAGGACCTCGCCGCGCTGCAGCAGGAGCACACCCGCACCGTCGCCGCGACCCTCTCGCAGGCCTCCCGGGCGGCCGGGCACACCGGGTCGGTCAGCTGGCGGTTCGGCACGTTGCCGCGCGAGGTGACCGTCGAGACGGTGGATCGGCTCGGCACCCGGGCCACCGGCTATCCGGCGCTGGCCGACGAGGGCTCCACGGTCGGCAGCGTCGTCCAGGACACCGCGGCGCACGCCGCGACCAGCCAGTGGGCCGGCCTGCGCCGGCTGGTGCTGCTCAACACCCCCGACCCGACCCGCTGGGTGGTCTCGCACCTGCCGAACCCGGACAAGTTCGCCCTCGGCTCCAGCCCGTACGATGCGGTGCCGGCGCTGCTCGCCGACGCCCGGCTGAAGTCGGTCGGCGACCTGATCGCCGGGGCGGTCGACCCGGCCGAGATCCGCGACGAGCGGGCGTTCGCGGCGCTGTGCGACACCGTCCGCCAGGACAATGCCGACCACATGCGCCGGGTGGTCGCCGTCGCCGCAGAGGTGCTCCGGGCCGACCAGCAGGTCAGCCTCGCCCTGGCCTCGGTCGGCGATGCCGAGGTCCGCGCCGACATCGCCGAGCAGCGCGCCAACCTGGTGTTCCCCGGCTTCATCGCCGCCACCGACGACCCGTACTACCAGCGGCTGCCGGTCTACCTCAGGGCGATCGTGGCTCGGCTGGCGGCCCTGCCCGGCGGCCCGGCCCGCGACCGGCAGGCGATGGAGACGGTGAACGTCCTGGAGGACGCGTACGCGGAGCTGTGTGCACGCCAGCCCCCGGGGCGGCTGCCCGCGGCGGTGGAGGAGATCGGCTGGATGCTGGAGGAGCTGCGGGTCAGCCTGTTCGCCCAGACCCTCGGCACCCGGATGACGATCTCGGCCAAACGCGTCCGCAAGGCGATCGAGCGCGCCTCGGCGTCGGCGGCCGCGCTCACCCCGTGACCCGGCACCCCACCCTCCCCGTGAGCCGGCGCCGCGCACAGTGGTCGTCCCCGCCGCCCGTCCGGGTACTGTGGGGACCATGTCCGCCTCCCCTCCGCTCTACCGGCTGAACCCCGACGGGTGGGCCGACCTGGACGGGAAGCGTCCGGTCCTGGTGCTCCTGCTCGACGGGGCGGGCAGCGCCGGCCAGCTGCAGCCGCTCGTCGCCGAGCACCTGCTCGAACACTGCCCCCACCGACCGTTGGTCCGTTTCGACCTCGACCTGCTCACCCAGTACGCCGACCGGCGGCCGATGCTCGACTTCGAGGACGGGCACTTCACCCGCACCCCGTCAGCCGAGCTGGTGCTCTACGCGATGACCGACGCGGCCGGGGAGACCTTCCTCGCCCTGGTCGGGCCCGAGCCGATGCTGCTGTGGGAACGGGCGGTCGCGGCGATCGTGGAGCTCGGCGCCGGCCTCGGCGTACGCCTCACGGTCGACCTCTCGGGGCTGCCGATGCGGGTCCCGCACACCCGGCCCCCGCAGGTGTTCACCCACTCCCCGGATCCGGAGCTGGTGCTGCGGCCGTGGGACGCGTTCCGCGGCGCGCTCACCGTGCCGGCCACCTTCGGGGCGTACCTGGAGGCGGTACTCGGCGAGAAGGGCGAACGGACGATGGGCATCGACGTGTGCGTGCCCTACTACTTGGGCAAATCGGAGCATGTGGCGTCGGCGCTGGCGGCCCTCGAGGCCATCCAGGCGTCCTGCGGGCTGAACCTGCTGCCCGGGCGGCTGGAGGAACGGGCGCAGGCGAACCGTGCCGACATCGATGAACAGGTCGCAGCCACCGAGAACGGTCCGGCGGTAGTCTCCATCCTGGAGTCGAACTACGACGAGTTCCGCACCCTGGTGGGGGATCTGCCGAGCGCGGACGAACTGGCCGCCGAGTTCGAACGATTTCTGGCCGAACACGACCGTCGCCGCGACACCGGGGACGGTGACACCCCGGAAGGATGATCGGTGCCCAAGAGCATCAACGAACTCATCGACCTGATGCGACTGGAGGAGATCGAGTTCGGTCTCTATCGGGGCCGAAATCCACAGTCCGGCCTGCAGCGGGTCTTCGGTGGCCAGGTGCTCGCCCAGGCCCTCGCCGCGGCCTACTTCACCGTGCCGCTGGAGCGGCGGGTGCACTCCCTGCATGCCTACTTCCTGCGGCAGGGGCAGTACGACGCGCCGCTGATCTACTACGTCTCCTCCGAGCGCGACGGTCGCACCTTCACCACCCGGTCGGTGACCGCCCGCCAGCACGGCAAGCAGATCTTCCGGCTGTCGGCGTCGTTCAAGGTCCCCGAGCAGGGGCTGGAGCACCAGGACTCCCTGCCGCCGGACATCCCCGGCCCGGACGACTGCCCCCGGCTCGACGGCGGGCCGCAGACGGAGAACGTCTACCGGCGGATGGGGCTGCCGTTCCTGGACGTCGACGCGGAGTGGGGTGTCCTCGACATCCGGTGGGTGGGCGAGGCGAAGGAGCATGCCGCGCACCCGTCCGCCCAGCGGTTCTGGTACCGGACGAACGGTCGGATCCCCGACGTCGGCACCGATCCGGTGGTCAACCAGCGGCTGCACGACTGCATCCTGGCCTATCTGTCCGACGTGTCGCTGTTGTCGACCACCCTGGTCAGCCACGGGCTGAGCTTCAGCCCGGAGCTGATGGCGGTGTCGCTCGACCACTCCACCTGGTTCCACCGCCCGTTCCGAGTGGACGACTGGATGCTCTTCGAGCAGGTGTCGCCCTCGGCATCGATGGCGGTCGCGTTGGCCCTCGGCCGGGTGTTCCAGCACGGCGAGCTGGTCTCGACCCAGGCGCAGGAGGGGCTGGTGCGCAAGGCGTAGCGGTCCGGCTCCGGCCCGGACCGCCGCTGGGCGGAGACGGATCGGGCGCGGAGACGCGGATCGGCCGGGGTGGCGGTGTGATGAACACCGGCCACCCCGGCCGACTCTTCTCGTAGCGACCGACCCGAGGTCGGTTGTCAGGCAGCCATCTCCTCGCTGCGCACCCGCAGCTGGGTGATCGCGTGCCGCTCGATCTGCCGGACCCGCTCGGCGGTGATGCCCCAGACCGCGCCGATGTCGGCGAGCTTGGCCTGGCGGCCGTCGAGCAGCCCGTAGCGGCGGCGGACGACATCGGCGGAGCGATCGTCCAGGGTGGACAGCAGCTCCTCGAGGAACGCGTGGTCCTCGGCGTCCAGGACGACCTCGTCGGGGCCGGGCATCGGCTCCCGGGCGATCAGGTCACCGAGGGCGGTGTCACCGTCCTGCTCCACCGGGGCGTCGAGACTGACGTGGTCGTGACCGAACCGGATCAGGTCGACGACCTTGTCCTCCTCCAGCCCCATCTCCGCGGCGATCTCCGCCAGCTCCGGCTCGCGCCCCAGGGCACGCTCCAGGGTGCGGCGGACGGCACCGACCTGGTTGACCTGCTCGGCGACATGCACCGGCAGCCGGACGATGCGGCCCTGCTGGGCGATCCCGCGGGAGATCGACTGACGCACCCACCAGGTGGCGTACGTCGAGAACTTGAATCCCTTGGAGTAATCGAACTTCTCGACCGCCCGGATCAGGCCGGTGTTGCCTTCCTGGACGAGGTCGAGCAGCGGCATCTGACCGCGGCCGTACTTGCGGGCGACCGAGACGACCAGGCGTAGGTTGGCCTGGACGAACCGCTGCATGGCGTCGTGCCCCTCGGCCACGAGGAACTCGAGCTCCTCGGTGGTCGGGCGGCGCAGGGTCAGCCCCTCACGCTCGGCGACGGCGGCACGACGATCGGCCGTGGTGACGTCTCCGGACAGGATGTGCTCGGCGTAGAGTCCGAGCTCGATCTTCTTCGCGAGGGCGACTTCCTCGTCGGCGCTCAGGAGCGGGGTCTTGGCGATGCCGTCGAGGTACAGCCCGACCGCGTCCTTGCCGTCGATGCCATCACTGGTGCGTGTGCGCGTCGTAGCCACAGGGGGCCCCTTTCCGTTGCCTACGGACATTGAACGTCCCTCAGCGTGGAATTCATTCCCGAGGTCACCCTGAGCCGACCCTGATATGGTGCTGTGACCGGTCAGGGTTGACCCGTCAATGATATGCCGGGCGACCAAGGATCGCCCGGC encodes:
- a CDS encoding PAC2 family protein, yielding MSASPPLYRLNPDGWADLDGKRPVLVLLLDGAGSAGQLQPLVAEHLLEHCPHRPLVRFDLDLLTQYADRRPMLDFEDGHFTRTPSAELVLYAMTDAAGETFLALVGPEPMLLWERAVAAIVELGAGLGVRLTVDLSGLPMRVPHTRPPQVFTHSPDPELVLRPWDAFRGALTVPATFGAYLEAVLGEKGERTMGIDVCVPYYLGKSEHVASALAALEAIQASCGLNLLPGRLEERAQANRADIDEQVAATENGPAVVSILESNYDEFRTLVGDLPSADELAAEFERFLAEHDRRRDTGDGDTPEG
- a CDS encoding acyl-CoA thioesterase; translation: MPKSINELIDLMRLEEIEFGLYRGRNPQSGLQRVFGGQVLAQALAAAYFTVPLERRVHSLHAYFLRQGQYDAPLIYYVSSERDGRTFTTRSVTARQHGKQIFRLSASFKVPEQGLEHQDSLPPDIPGPDDCPRLDGGPQTENVYRRMGLPFLDVDAEWGVLDIRWVGEAKEHAAHPSAQRFWYRTNGRIPDVGTDPVVNQRLHDCILAYLSDVSLLSTTLVSHGLSFSPELMAVSLDHSTWFHRPFRVDDWMLFEQVSPSASMAVALALGRVFQHGELVSTQAQEGLVRKA
- a CDS encoding RNA polymerase sigma factor RpoD/SigA; translation: MSVGNGKGPPVATTRTRTSDGIDGKDAVGLYLDGIAKTPLLSADEEVALAKKIELGLYAEHILSGDVTTADRRAAVAEREGLTLRRPTTEELEFLVAEGHDAMQRFVQANLRLVVSVARKYGRGQMPLLDLVQEGNTGLIRAVEKFDYSKGFKFSTYATWWVRQSISRGIAQQGRIVRLPVHVAEQVNQVGAVRRTLERALGREPELAEIAAEMGLEEDKVVDLIRFGHDHVSLDAPVEQDGDTALGDLIAREPMPGPDEVVLDAEDHAFLEELLSTLDDRSADVVRRRYGLLDGRQAKLADIGAVWGITAERVRQIERHAITQLRVRSEEMAA